The following coding sequences lie in one Synechococcus sp. PCC 7336 genomic window:
- a CDS encoding AEC family transporter, which translates to MSSLTQALIGTYTPLIGWTVFGAILGRQLPKIVPKYIGLFLFWIGVPISTIAFMHDADLSGIILMVPATAWVAILVGAGFALLWIDLELNEERVRQLTEGLNLPAEASEADSSAWPGTTRGSFLLAMMVGNTGYIGFPVILNLLGQEYFSWALLYDFLGTDFGVQVLGVAIAARYGSRHLNRGAIARVFRGLLLENPALWALGVGLLLRSVQFPNPVESSLNFFAWSIVSLALILIGMKLGQLRSIEKFGQAIPTVSIKMLLVPLVVGTALMFFDVTEQQRLAMVLQMGMPPAFGTLVLAEAYNLDRDLAVSALAMGTVVLLFTLPIWLLLFGT; encoded by the coding sequence ACGTATACCCCTTTGATTGGATGGACTGTCTTCGGGGCGATTTTGGGCCGTCAGCTACCGAAAATTGTCCCCAAGTATATTGGACTGTTTCTGTTCTGGATAGGCGTTCCCATCAGCACGATCGCCTTTATGCACGACGCCGATCTGTCGGGAATTATTCTGATGGTTCCCGCTACTGCCTGGGTAGCCATTCTCGTTGGAGCAGGATTTGCGCTACTTTGGATCGATCTAGAGCTGAATGAAGAGAGAGTCCGACAGCTCACAGAAGGATTGAACTTGCCAGCAGAAGCGTCGGAGGCTGATTCGAGCGCTTGGCCGGGAACCACTCGCGGTAGCTTTTTGCTGGCGATGATGGTGGGCAATACAGGCTATATTGGCTTTCCAGTGATTTTGAATCTGTTGGGGCAGGAGTATTTTTCTTGGGCTTTGTTATATGACTTTTTGGGTACAGATTTTGGCGTACAGGTGCTGGGGGTTGCGATCGCGGCTCGATATGGATCGCGCCATCTGAACCGTGGCGCGATCGCCAGAGTCTTTCGCGGTCTACTCCTAGAGAATCCGGCTCTGTGGGCTTTGGGCGTCGGCTTGCTGCTGCGCTCCGTGCAATTTCCCAATCCAGTCGAGAGCAGCTTGAACTTCTTTGCGTGGAGTATCGTCAGCCTCGCCCTCATTCTGATTGGCATGAAGCTCGGTCAGTTGCGATCGATCGAGAAATTTGGGCAAGCCATCCCTACTGTGTCGATCAAAATGCTCTTAGTCCCGCTCGTGGTCGGCACGGCATTGATGTTTTTCGACGTTACGGAGCAGCAACGGTTGGCCATGGTGCTGCAAATGGGGATGCCGCCAGCCTTTGGAACGTTGGTCTTAGCAGAAGCATACAATTTAGATCGAGATTTAGCGGTGTCAGCGCTTGCCATGGGAACGGTAGTCCTTTTGTTTACGCTGCCAATCTGGTTATTGCTGTTCGGAACTTAG
- a CDS encoding ATP-binding protein: MTIWKKSLLAQLVAYFSLLSVVTICIVAGAAYQRARDSLLDSTRDRLRVAASLKQLQLGDWVDHQRKDVLLLGELDRMRSLVREMILNEPESEAYRGAALQLSRYFERVSQIKPNLNSLRVTSNGGFVVFASEASLQGARYQALGLPTTYFTAATVNSIVPNFYLNEGEAAITFATPVFDSQGEQMAAIAVDLDLAEVDTLIRERTGLWESAETYLVGRSGERFAFISRDDSEDRDAAAESVAEPVSPAIEAAIVGRGSGWGLYKNYQGVPVVGVYQWLDDQNVALLAEVSQHEAFAPARRLAREILQIGLSSAGLLLVGVYLLSRRITLPILAIARSANRLANGDLDCQVHELTQDEIGLLAKSFNRMSQQLRELVNNLELQVAERTQALEISKKEAEEARISAEAANAAKSSFLANMSHELRTPMNAIIGYSEMLIEEAEELEPEEFVPDLQKIRTSGKNLLELINGVLDLSKIEAGRMELYVESVDLYKLVQEACVPIYPLASKNDNVLEVECPEDIGMVRVDLTKVRQCLLNLLSNASKFTHAGQIVLSVKRIAVAGESDTIELQVRDSGIGMSPEQLDKVFDAFSQADASTTRKYGGTGLGLGIAKQFIEMMGGTISVTSEPGVGSTFTVRLPAEVDREPKAADRLSGSMANGLRPGEAPKVLVIHDRSEVGQELQEFLAKSGFQVEMAPPTQAALDRAREIKPDAITLDVLDSQMNSWDLLSAFKQDATLQAVAVILVSIQDLDQCGYAIGTTDYLTKPIDRKYLGSLLERQAENCDNQIVLVVEDDLDTRDTIVRLAEKYGWTAVEAAHGREALQQLRQTTPSLILTDIVMPEMNGFEFLNLLRANPDWRSIPVVAITSKELSNAERQQLQGQVQSAANATTCLVDGSFEQVKQQLLNVLSAPAKANTAPAKANTTSAKANTE, translated from the coding sequence ATGACCATCTGGAAAAAAAGTCTGCTGGCACAGCTCGTTGCCTATTTTTCGTTGTTGTCAGTTGTCACCATCTGCATTGTGGCAGGGGCTGCCTATCAGCGGGCGCGCGATTCGCTCTTGGACTCTACCCGGGATCGCTTGCGAGTGGCGGCTTCCCTCAAGCAACTTCAGTTGGGAGATTGGGTGGATCACCAGCGCAAGGACGTGCTGTTGCTCGGCGAATTAGATCGAATGCGGTCTCTCGTGCGAGAGATGATTTTGAACGAACCGGAAAGCGAAGCCTATCGAGGAGCAGCACTTCAGTTGAGCCGATATTTCGAGAGGGTTAGCCAAATCAAGCCCAATCTGAATAGCTTGCGCGTCACCAGTAATGGTGGATTTGTCGTGTTTGCCTCAGAGGCTTCGCTGCAGGGGGCCCGCTACCAAGCGCTCGGATTGCCGACCACTTACTTTACAGCAGCAACTGTCAATAGCATTGTGCCGAATTTTTACCTGAATGAAGGGGAGGCTGCCATCACATTTGCCACCCCCGTTTTTGACAGTCAGGGGGAGCAAATGGCCGCGATCGCCGTTGACCTAGATTTAGCTGAAGTGGATACCCTCATTCGCGAACGCACCGGTCTGTGGGAAAGTGCCGAAACCTATTTGGTCGGTCGATCGGGGGAACGGTTTGCGTTTATTTCGCGGGACGACTCAGAGGATAGGGACGCAGCAGCAGAGTCGGTGGCAGAGCCCGTCAGTCCGGCCATTGAAGCGGCGATCGTCGGACGGGGCTCGGGTTGGGGTCTCTACAAGAATTATCAGGGTGTGCCTGTCGTCGGGGTTTACCAATGGCTGGACGATCAAAATGTGGCCCTGTTGGCGGAAGTAAGCCAGCACGAGGCGTTTGCCCCCGCTCGCCGTCTCGCCCGCGAGATTCTGCAGATCGGATTGAGTTCGGCAGGGTTGCTGTTGGTGGGGGTTTACCTGCTGTCGCGGCGCATTACCCTGCCAATTTTGGCGATCGCCCGATCTGCCAATCGCCTAGCCAACGGCGATCTAGACTGCCAAGTACACGAGTTAACGCAAGACGAAATTGGCCTGTTAGCCAAATCCTTTAACCGCATGTCCCAACAGTTGCGGGAGTTGGTCAACAATCTCGAATTGCAAGTGGCCGAGCGCACCCAAGCACTAGAAATCAGTAAGAAGGAAGCGGAGGAAGCTCGAATCTCGGCAGAAGCTGCCAACGCAGCCAAGAGTTCTTTTCTAGCCAATATGAGCCACGAACTTCGAACGCCGATGAATGCCATTATTGGCTATAGCGAAATGCTGATCGAAGAAGCAGAAGAATTAGAACCGGAAGAATTTGTTCCAGATTTGCAAAAAATTCGCACTTCGGGCAAGAACCTCTTGGAGTTAATTAATGGCGTGCTCGATCTCTCCAAGATTGAAGCCGGACGGATGGAGTTGTATGTCGAGTCGGTCGATCTATACAAGCTCGTGCAGGAAGCGTGCGTACCCATTTATCCCTTAGCCAGCAAGAACGACAATGTATTGGAGGTGGAGTGCCCCGAAGATATCGGTATGGTGCGGGTAGACCTTACCAAGGTCCGTCAATGTTTACTCAACCTGTTAAGTAATGCCTCTAAGTTCACCCATGCAGGCCAGATCGTCCTGAGTGTGAAGCGCATTGCGGTAGCGGGGGAAAGCGACACGATTGAATTGCAAGTGCGCGATAGCGGCATTGGCATGAGCCCCGAGCAGTTGGATAAGGTGTTCGATGCTTTCAGTCAGGCAGATGCCTCCACCACCCGCAAGTACGGCGGGACCGGCTTGGGGTTGGGAATTGCCAAGCAATTTATCGAGATGATGGGGGGGACGATCTCCGTCACCAGCGAACCGGGTGTGGGCAGTACCTTTACCGTCCGCTTACCGGCAGAAGTGGATCGCGAGCCGAAGGCTGCTGACCGCTTGTCTGGATCGATGGCCAATGGCTTGCGCCCTGGCGAAGCGCCAAAAGTCTTAGTCATTCACGATCGCTCCGAGGTGGGGCAAGAGCTCCAAGAGTTTTTAGCCAAGTCTGGGTTCCAGGTCGAAATGGCACCTCCCACCCAAGCTGCGCTCGATCGCGCTCGGGAAATCAAACCCGATGCCATTACCCTCGACGTTCTCGACTCCCAAATGAACAGTTGGGATCTGCTGTCTGCTTTCAAACAGGATGCGACACTGCAGGCGGTAGCGGTGATATTAGTGTCGATTCAGGATCTAGACCAATGCGGTTATGCGATCGGGACAACTGATTATTTGACCAAACCGATCGATCGCAAGTACTTGGGCTCATTGCTCGAACGGCAGGCCGAGAACTGCGACAATCAAATCGTGCTGGTGGTGGAGGACGATCTCGACACCCGCGATACGATTGTCCGCTTGGCGGAAAAGTACGGCTGGACGGCGGTGGAAGCAGCCCACGGTCGCGAGGCGCTGCAGCAGTTGCGCCAGACCACTCCCAGTCTGATCCTGACCGATATTGTGATGCCAGAAATGAATGGCTTCGAGTTCCTCAATCTGCTGCGGGCTAATCCAGATTGGCGATCGATTCCTGTGGTTGCGATTACTTCTAAAGAGTTGAGTAATGCCGAACGGCAGCAGCTTCAAGGCCAGGTTCAATCGGCGGCCAACGCGACAACATGTCTCGTGGATGGGTCGTTCGAGCAGGTGAAGCAGCAATTGTTGAATGTCCTCTCGGCCCCAGCCAAGGCGAATACGGCCCCAGCCAAGGCGAATACGACTTCAGCCAAGGCGAATACGGAGTGA
- a CDS encoding response regulator: MSKLLIVEDNEMNRDMLSRRLKRKGFEIAIAVDGKQGLEMAQSEAPDLILMDMSLPEIDGWEATKRLKAAAETSGIPVIALTAHAMDGDRAKALEAGCDDYDTKPVDLPRLLGKISALLG; encoded by the coding sequence ATGTCTAAACTCTTGATCGTCGAAGATAACGAAATGAATCGGGATATGCTATCCCGCCGCTTGAAGCGCAAAGGGTTTGAGATTGCGATCGCCGTTGACGGCAAGCAAGGGTTGGAGATGGCTCAGTCTGAAGCCCCCGACTTGATTTTGATGGATATGAGTTTGCCCGAGATTGACGGCTGGGAAGCGACGAAGCGACTCAAGGCAGCGGCAGAAACCAGTGGGATTCCAGTAATTGCCCTAACTGCCCACGCGATGGATGGCGATCGCGCTAAGGCGTTAGAGGCGGGCTGCGACGATTACGACACCAAGCCAGTCGATTTGCCCCGGTTATTGGGAAAGATTTCAGCCTTACTGGGATAG
- a CDS encoding ATP-binding protein: protein MIDSFELKNFGPIPQFKCEKLGHINLIIGGNGTGKTILLKALYSTIRTLEEYKRGQEPRNAAEILADKLYWTFETEKIGDLVSKGADKPLSFKLSFDSREFFYEFGKDTTKSIQTLKNHVSPRESNSIFLPTKEVLSLHHIILESRELSKSFGFDDTYLDLARALRQPPKGGKNYKEFAQSRKSLSKMLGGKVEYDEKSRHWQFKKGNQKFPIGLTAEGVKKIAILDTLLGNRYLDPNSAIFIDEPESALHPAAISRLLEIVAILANCGIQFFMVSHSYFVIKKLFLIAQKKDSLSIPIISVENENWSIANLKNGLPENQIVNESIQLYRDEVELALQ from the coding sequence ATGATCGACAGTTTTGAACTTAAGAACTTTGGGCCAATCCCTCAGTTTAAGTGTGAAAAATTAGGGCATATCAATCTAATTATTGGTGGGAATGGAACAGGTAAAACCATCCTGCTTAAAGCTCTTTATAGCACTATTCGAACTTTAGAAGAGTATAAACGAGGCCAGGAACCCCGCAATGCTGCCGAAATTCTCGCAGATAAGCTGTATTGGACTTTTGAGACAGAAAAGATCGGCGATCTCGTGAGTAAGGGAGCAGATAAACCTCTATCCTTCAAGCTCAGCTTTGATAGTCGAGAGTTTTTCTACGAATTTGGTAAAGATACCACCAAAAGTATCCAGACCTTGAAAAATCATGTCTCGCCTCGAGAGAGCAACTCGATTTTTCTCCCGACAAAAGAAGTACTCTCTCTACATCACATCATTTTGGAATCGAGGGAACTGAGCAAGAGCTTCGGATTCGACGATACCTATCTCGATCTAGCACGAGCACTGCGCCAACCTCCAAAGGGCGGCAAGAATTACAAGGAATTTGCTCAATCGAGAAAAAGCCTAAGTAAAATGCTCGGCGGCAAGGTTGAGTATGACGAAAAATCAAGACATTGGCAGTTCAAGAAAGGAAATCAAAAGTTTCCTATTGGTTTGACAGCAGAGGGCGTCAAAAAGATTGCAATTCTTGATACCTTATTGGGGAATCGTTACCTCGACCCAAATTCAGCTATCTTTATTGACGAGCCAGAATCAGCTCTACATCCAGCGGCAATTTCAAGGTTGCTCGAAATTGTAGCTATACTGGCGAATTGTGGAATTCAATTTTTCATGGTAAGTCACTCTTACTTTGTAATCAAAAAGCTATTCCTGATTGCTCAGAAGAAAGATTCTTTATCGATTCCAATAATTTCAGTAGAAAATGAGAATTGGAGCATTGCCAATCTCAAAAATGGATTGCCGGAAAATCAGATCGTCAATGAATCAATTCAACTATATCGAGACGAGGTGGAGCTGGCTTTACAATGA
- a CDS encoding aldehyde dehydrogenase, translating into MTAQIAVAPIQDLIRQQRTLFGTGQTKPAEFRIAQLQKLKQAIVSYRDAIVQAVKEDLGRPPFEAYFEIATVSEINLALKQLKSWLKPRRVRTSIDQFPSSAWVQPEPLGVALIIGPWNYPFQLMISPLVGAIAAGNCAILKPSEHAPKTAAVVAELIQSAFEPNYIAVVQGGVEVSQRLLAEKYDRIFFTGGTAIGRIVMQAAAKHLTPVTLELGGKSPCIVDTDIQLEHTARRIAWGKFINAGQTCIAPDYLLVDRRIKGELVEAIAQCIRDFYGDNPADSPDYGRIVNQRHFSRLAAFLDSGEIAIGGQTDPGSRYIAPTVLDNVSWDSSVMQEEIFGPILPVLDYGDLDEAIALVNDRPKPLALYFFSQDRDKQAKVLESTSSGGVCINDTVMHVGVAGLPFGGVGDSGIGSYHDKASFDTFSHYKSVLKKGFWLDLKWRYAPYTEAGLKQIKRIVTGS; encoded by the coding sequence ATGACAGCTCAGATAGCGGTAGCCCCCATTCAAGACCTCATCCGGCAGCAACGGACCTTGTTTGGCACGGGCCAAACCAAACCAGCAGAATTTCGGATCGCCCAGTTGCAAAAGCTGAAGCAGGCAATTGTCAGCTATCGAGATGCGATTGTGCAGGCAGTCAAAGAGGACTTGGGCCGCCCCCCCTTCGAAGCCTATTTTGAAATTGCCACCGTCAGCGAAATCAATCTGGCCCTCAAACAGCTCAAGTCTTGGCTGAAGCCTCGACGGGTGAGAACCTCGATCGACCAGTTTCCCTCCTCAGCCTGGGTGCAGCCAGAACCGCTGGGGGTAGCGCTGATTATCGGCCCCTGGAACTATCCCTTTCAACTGATGATTTCGCCGCTGGTGGGGGCGATCGCAGCGGGCAACTGTGCCATTCTCAAACCCTCAGAACACGCCCCCAAAACCGCTGCAGTGGTGGCAGAGCTGATTCAGTCTGCGTTTGAGCCCAACTACATTGCGGTGGTGCAGGGGGGAGTGGAAGTGAGTCAGCGGTTACTGGCAGAGAAATACGATCGCATCTTTTTTACTGGCGGCACGGCGATCGGTCGCATTGTCATGCAAGCCGCTGCCAAGCATTTGACTCCAGTAACGTTGGAGTTAGGAGGCAAGAGCCCCTGCATTGTGGATACAGACATTCAGCTCGAACATACGGCGAGGCGAATTGCTTGGGGCAAATTCATTAATGCCGGACAAACTTGTATCGCTCCCGATTACCTATTGGTCGATCGCCGCATCAAAGGGGAACTGGTGGAGGCGATCGCCCAGTGCATTCGAGACTTCTACGGCGACAATCCGGCAGACAGTCCCGACTACGGTCGCATTGTCAACCAGCGGCATTTCTCTCGTTTGGCGGCATTTCTCGACAGTGGCGAGATTGCGATCGGCGGGCAAACCGATCCCGGCAGTCGCTATATTGCTCCAACAGTTTTAGATAATGTCAGTTGGGACAGTTCGGTGATGCAGGAAGAAATCTTCGGCCCGATCTTGCCGGTGCTGGACTACGGCGATCTGGATGAGGCGATCGCCCTCGTGAACGACCGACCGAAGCCGCTAGCCCTTTACTTTTTCTCGCAGGATCGGGACAAGCAAGCCAAGGTGTTGGAGTCTACGTCATCGGGTGGGGTGTGTATTAACGACACCGTTATGCATGTAGGAGTGGCGGGACTGCCGTTTGGTGGGGTGGGAGACAGCGGTATCGGCAGTTACCACGATAAAGCGAGCTTCGATACGTTCTCCCATTACAAAAGCGTGCTCAAAAAGGGCTTTTGGCTGGATCTCAAATGGCGATATGCCCCCTATACAGAAGCGGGGTTGAAGCAGATTAAGCGCATTGTGACGGGCAGTTAG
- a CDS encoding low specificity L-threonine aldolase: MQKLGSGASYSDSSTQLSMTEIERRPRSTDPSSHTHCALWSDRHLRVLTQVHFDGDEIALTHPSTTPPVMATIDLRSDTITQPTPAMRLAIANAAVGDDVLGDDPTVKELEADVAQLLGKEAAVYMPSGTMTNQVAVRLHTQPGDEIVLESEAHIYYYESGAPAALSGVMCRLVSGRQGVFAADDLVNVLRSGNPHYPPTTLVCIENTHNRGGGTIFPLEAIQAIAEVCQQRGLAIHMDGARLWNACEATGITPTDYAEPFDTVSVCFSKGLGAPVGSALAGSSETIDRARRFRKMFGGAMRQAGTIAAGALYALQHHRDRLCEDRENAQLLARQLVEVDGIEVDLSTVQTNIVVFRCLDVPAPLLAQALGDRGVKLFARDRHSLRAVTSLMVTREHILQVKDKVADALTEVCAFKTATEEVIP; the protein is encoded by the coding sequence GTGCAAAAACTTGGCAGTGGCGCCAGTTATTCCGACAGTTCCACTCAGCTCAGTATGACCGAGATTGAGCGGCGACCGCGATCGACAGACCCCAGCTCGCACACACATTGTGCCTTGTGGAGCGACCGTCACCTGCGAGTCTTAACTCAGGTTCACTTTGATGGCGATGAGATAGCCTTGACCCATCCCAGCACAACTCCCCCAGTTATGGCGACTATTGACCTCCGCAGCGACACCATTACGCAGCCCACCCCTGCAATGCGATTGGCGATCGCCAATGCCGCCGTCGGCGATGACGTGCTCGGCGACGATCCCACCGTCAAAGAACTCGAAGCTGATGTCGCCCAACTGTTGGGGAAAGAGGCGGCAGTCTATATGCCCTCCGGCACCATGACCAACCAGGTGGCGGTGCGACTGCACACCCAGCCGGGAGATGAAATCGTGCTGGAATCGGAAGCCCATATTTACTACTACGAGAGTGGCGCTCCGGCAGCTCTGTCAGGAGTAATGTGTCGGTTGGTATCGGGGCGGCAAGGGGTCTTCGCTGCCGACGACTTGGTCAACGTGCTGAGATCGGGCAACCCTCACTATCCGCCAACCACATTGGTTTGCATAGAAAACACCCACAATCGCGGCGGGGGCACAATTTTTCCGCTAGAGGCCATACAGGCGATCGCCGAGGTCTGCCAGCAGCGGGGGCTGGCCATACACATGGATGGCGCGCGACTGTGGAATGCCTGCGAGGCCACTGGCATTACGCCAACTGACTATGCCGAGCCGTTCGATACTGTCAGCGTCTGTTTTTCCAAAGGATTGGGAGCTCCGGTGGGGTCGGCACTGGCAGGCTCGTCCGAGACGATCGATCGAGCCAGACGATTCCGCAAAATGTTTGGGGGAGCCATGCGACAGGCGGGCACGATCGCGGCCGGAGCACTGTATGCCCTGCAACACCATCGCGATCGACTGTGCGAAGATCGCGAAAACGCTCAGCTCTTGGCGCGGCAATTGGTCGAGGTGGACGGGATTGAGGTGGATCTGTCGACAGTGCAAACCAATATCGTGGTGTTTCGCTGTTTGGATGTCCCCGCACCGTTGTTGGCACAAGCCTTGGGCGATCGCGGCGTGAAGCTCTTTGCTCGCGATCGCCACTCGCTCCGGGCCGTCACCAGTTTGATGGTGACTCGCGAGCATATTTTGCAAGTGAAAGATAAAGTGGCGGACGCATTGACAGAAGTCTGCGCCTTCAAAACCGCAACGGAAGAGGTTATCCCTTGA
- a CDS encoding isochorismate synthase MenF: MQVTLPSHVPVLDRRWLHRLLAECQQQARQTQHSQIASIAVPLPHLDPLAVLAQLHHPDSVHFYWESQHQLQAIAAGGAVAQYRAGQGNRFAEARRFIRTTLANSRTEGYLDLPRAGIHFLGGFTFFPEAEAAGHFPAATLFVPRWMVARHAEGCVATLSTSIDEQSNLAAEIAGLAALERSLQGLAATQWPESYSIPAPLQLQQTPSTDEFRAAVTGALEAIATGELRKIVLARAVDLIALQPLNPFQSLGNLRQLYPNCYVFSLGNGSGQQFMGASPEALMHVHQHRLAIDAIAGSAARGATPETDRHLADALLNSSKDRLEHRVVVDAIVQQLGQLGISAAAAASPSLLQLPNIQHLHTRICAQLPAQLHPFKVLATLHPTPAVAGVPRPLACDRIRQWESFERGLYAAPLGWIDGAGNCELAVAIRSALVDGDRVRLCAGAGIVAGSDPEREWAEVQLKLQALVRALV; encoded by the coding sequence ATGCAAGTAACCCTGCCTTCCCACGTGCCAGTTCTCGATCGCCGATGGCTCCATCGGCTACTGGCTGAGTGCCAACAGCAGGCTCGCCAGACTCAACACTCCCAAATTGCCAGCATTGCTGTGCCGCTGCCCCACCTCGATCCCCTAGCAGTATTGGCGCAATTACACCACCCCGACAGCGTTCACTTTTATTGGGAGAGTCAACACCAACTTCAGGCGATCGCCGCAGGGGGAGCTGTGGCGCAATATCGTGCTGGCCAGGGGAATCGGTTTGCCGAAGCCCGTCGCTTCATTCGCACCACCCTCGCCAATAGCCGCACGGAAGGATATCTGGATCTGCCTCGGGCGGGGATCCATTTTTTAGGGGGCTTTACCTTTTTTCCCGAAGCCGAAGCTGCGGGCCACTTTCCAGCAGCCACCCTGTTTGTGCCCCGCTGGATGGTGGCGCGCCATGCCGAGGGCTGTGTGGCAACCCTTTCGACATCAATCGACGAACAGAGTAATTTAGCTGCCGAGATTGCCGGTTTGGCAGCCTTAGAGCGATCGCTGCAAGGGCTGGCCGCAACCCAATGGCCGGAGTCTTATTCCATTCCAGCGCCGCTTCAACTGCAGCAAACCCCTTCCACGGATGAATTTCGGGCTGCGGTGACAGGGGCCCTAGAGGCGATCGCGACGGGCGAGCTGCGCAAAATCGTTCTCGCCCGAGCCGTCGATCTGATCGCCCTGCAACCATTGAATCCCTTTCAGTCTCTGGGCAATTTGCGCCAGTTGTATCCCAACTGTTACGTGTTTTCGTTAGGAAATGGCAGCGGCCAGCAGTTTATGGGGGCCAGCCCAGAAGCCCTGATGCACGTTCACCAACATCGCTTGGCCATTGACGCGATCGCCGGTTCTGCTGCCCGAGGAGCAACGCCAGAAACCGATCGCCATTTGGCTGACGCACTCCTCAACAGCAGCAAAGATCGCCTCGAACATCGCGTGGTAGTAGACGCGATTGTGCAGCAACTGGGCCAGCTCGGCATCTCGGCAGCGGCGGCGGCCAGCCCCAGTCTGTTGCAACTACCCAATATTCAGCACCTCCACACCCGCATTTGCGCCCAACTGCCCGCCCAGTTACATCCCTTTAAGGTACTGGCTACCTTGCACCCCACCCCTGCTGTCGCGGGGGTGCCCCGCCCCCTAGCCTGCGATCGCATTCGCCAGTGGGAATCGTTCGAGCGGGGGCTGTATGCAGCTCCGCTGGGATGGATTGATGGGGCGGGTAATTGCGAGTTGGCGGTGGCAATTCGGTCGGCGCTGGTGGATGGCGATCGCGTGCGCCTGTGCGCGGGGGCCGGCATTGTGGCGGGGTCCGATCCCGAGCGCGAATGGGCGGAGGTGCAGTTGAAGCTGCAGGCACTCGTGCGGGCGTTGGTGTAG